The genomic region ATAGCCTTTCAAAATCGTATGAAACCCATTGATGCGCTCTGTGCTGCGGCTGTTCATCTTATGCGGCATGGCCGACGATCCGGTTTGCCCCGGAGCAAAGCCTTCACTAGCCAGTTCTTGTCCCGCCATCAACCGCAGGGTTTTAGAGAAATTAGCCATGCCCGACGCCAGTTCAACCAGTGTGTTGATCACCGTAGCGTCCAGACTTCTAGGATATACCTGCCCCACATTGTCCCAAACGCTTTCAAACCCCAGGTGCTGCCTCACAGCAGATTCGAGATCAGCAGCACGTTGCGCATCTCCATCAAACAACTGCAAGGTGTCCTTCTGAGTGCCTACCGCACCTTTGAGCCCTCGAAGCGGGTAGCTCTTTAAAAGCGCATCCAACTGTTCAAAACCAAACAGACTTTCCTCTCCAAACATGGCCCAACGCTTCCCAACAGTAGTCACTTGAGCGACGACATTGTGAGTCCGAGCAGCCAAAGGAGTATCTCGAGACTCTGTAGCACGCACAGCAAGCTTCGAAAGAACGGCGACCATTTTATCGCGGGTCGTCTCCAGCGCATGTTTCACCTGAAGCTGCTCTACGTTTTCTGTGAGGTCCCGGCTCGTCATCCCCATATGGACATATTCGTAGCCAGCCGCTGCGCAGAAGGACTCGATGCGCGCCTTGACGTCGTGACGACTGACCCTTTCCCGAGCCTTTATATCCTCAAGATCGACCCGATCGCGCACCTTCTCGTAAGCTTCAATCGCCTCTGAGGGTATCTCTAAACCCAAGTCGCGCTGGGCGCGCATTACCGCGATCCAAAGCGATCGCTCCATCCGGACTTTTCCCTCAGCTGACCAGATCGCCACCATCTCGCGCGAGGCATAGCGGTCAGCCAGGACATTCAATACAGCTTCCATTGTCGCGAAGATCCGCAAAGCAGACCGCCGTTGCAATCTCGAAGCCGCAGATAGCCTCCT from Opitutales bacterium harbors:
- a CDS encoding adenylosuccinate lyase, producing the protein MEAVLNVLADRYASREMVAIWSAEGKVRMERSLWIAVMRAQRDLGLEIPSEAIEAYEKVRDRVDLEDIKARERVSRHDVKARIESFCAAAGYEYVHMGMTSRDLTENVEQLQVKHALETTRDKMVAVLSKLAVRATESRDTPLAARTHNVVAQVTTVGKRWAMFGEESLFGFEQLDALLKSYPLRGLKGAVGTQKDTLQLFDGDAQRAADLESAVRQHLGFESVWDNVGQVYPRSLDATVINTLVELASGMANFSKTLRLMAGQELASEGFAPGQTGSSAMPHKMNSRSTERINGFHTILKGYQTMANGLAGDQWNEGDVSCSVVRRVCLPDAFFAMDGLIETMLTVLNQMEVNRPVIDCEVAHYLPFLASTALLMAAVQSGMGREAAHARVKHHAVEALRKMRSGESSENGMIAGLGADDSFPLNLDEMNKILEHARAESGVAASQVDAFVEQVSRVAQRYPEALKIEPGDIL